One genomic window of Ornithorhynchus anatinus isolate Pmale09 chromosome 12, mOrnAna1.pri.v4, whole genome shotgun sequence includes the following:
- the UBE2D3 gene encoding ubiquitin-conjugating enzyme E2 D3 isoform X2, whose translation MALKRINKELSDLARDPPAQCSAGPVGDDMFHWQATIMGPNDSPYQGGVFFLTIHFPTDYPFKPPKVAFTTRIYHPNINSNGSICLDILRSQWSPALTISKVLLSICSLLCDPNPDDPLVPEIARIYKTDRDKYNRISREWTQKYAM comes from the exons GAACTTAGTGATTTGGCCCGTGATCccccagcacagtgttctgcaggtcCAGTTGGGGATGATA tGTTTCATTGGCAAGCCACGATTATGGGACCC aatgaCAGCCCATACCAAGGCGGTGTATTCTTTTTGACAATTCATTTTCCCACAGACTACCCCTTCAAACCACCTAAG GTGGCATTTACAACAAGAATCTATCATCCAAATATTAACAGTAATGGCAGCATTTGTCTCGATATTCTAAGATCACAATGGTCTCCTGCTTTAACTATTTCTAAag TTCTTTTATCCATTTGTTCACTGCTATGTGATCCAAACCCAGATGACCCCCTAGTGCCAGAGATTGCACGGATCTATAAAACAGACAGAGACAA GTACAACAGAATATCTCGGGAATGGACTCAGAAGTATGCCATGTGA
- the UBE2D3 gene encoding ubiquitin-conjugating enzyme E2 D3 isoform X1 gives MALKRINKELSDLARDPPAQCSAGPVGDDMFHWQATIMGPNDSPYQGGVFFLTIHFPTDYPFKPPKVAFTTRIYHPNINSNGSICLDILRSQWSPALTISKVLLSICSLLCDPNPDDPLVPEIARIYKTDRDKYNRLAREWTEKYAML, from the exons GAACTTAGTGATTTGGCCCGTGATCccccagcacagtgttctgcaggtcCAGTTGGGGATGATA tGTTTCATTGGCAAGCCACGATTATGGGACCC aatgaCAGCCCATACCAAGGCGGTGTATTCTTTTTGACAATTCATTTTCCCACAGACTACCCCTTCAAACCACCTAAG GTGGCATTTACAACAAGAATCTATCATCCAAATATTAACAGTAATGGCAGCATTTGTCTCGATATTCTAAGATCACAATGGTCTCCTGCTTTAACTATTTCTAAag TTCTTTTATCCATTTGTTCACTGCTATGTGATCCAAACCCAGATGACCCCCTAGTGCCAGAGATTGCACGGATCTATAAAACAGACAGAGACAA GTACAATAGGTTAGCAAGAGAGTGGACAGAGAAATACGCTATGCTGTAG